The Candidatus Kapaibacterium sp. genome has a segment encoding these proteins:
- a CDS encoding bifunctional nuclease family protein, with translation MDKVQLVVLGLSASPASNNAYALIMKEVDGERRLPIIIGAFEAQAIALEMEGVIPPRPMTHDLIKAIVDSFDSTLTEVHINDLVDGTFYAKLIFDNDIEIDSRPSDAVALAVRYGIPVFVNADILDMTGVVPQDEELPNSDDDDLKFMKEPDKKSKIQPKSKVEQLQIELDKAIKEENYEKAANLRDELKRLLESS, from the coding sequence TCGGCAAGCCCTGCGAGCAACAATGCCTACGCTTTGATTATGAAAGAAGTGGACGGCGAAAGAAGATTACCTATCATTATCGGTGCTTTTGAAGCACAAGCTATTGCTTTAGAAATGGAAGGTGTAATACCGCCGCGTCCTATGACTCACGACCTGATTAAAGCTATTGTGGACAGTTTTGACTCCACTCTGACCGAAGTGCACATAAATGACTTGGTTGACGGTACTTTTTATGCTAAATTGATTTTCGATAATGATATTGAAATTGATTCACGTCCTTCAGATGCTGTCGCATTAGCTGTCAGATATGGTATTCCGGTATTTGTGAATGCAGATATATTGGATATGACAGGTGTAGTACCACAAGACGAAGAATTGCCAAATAGTGACGATGATGATTTGAAATTTATGAAAGAACCTGACAAAAAATCTAAAATACAACCTAAAAGCAAAGTTGAGCAGCTCCAAATCGAATTAGACAAGGCAATAAAAGAAGAAAATTACGAAAAAGCAGCAAATCTTCGCGATGAATTAAAAAGACTTTTGGA